A stretch of Palaemon carinicauda isolate YSFRI2023 chromosome 34, ASM3689809v2, whole genome shotgun sequence DNA encodes these proteins:
- the LOC137626771 gene encoding uncharacterized protein, which yields MRKVSQSVEKKPEGYQVSLPFGLDARRETNYRNAVVQLESLQTKFRKDRKYFEQYQGVIDKYIEAGFISQVKDHIVEGYYMPHFGVRKDSRTTPLRIVFNASAKSKG from the coding sequence atgcgaaaggtatcgcaaagcgttgagaaaaaacctgagggatatcaggttagcctaccatttggGTTGGATGCTAGGcgagaaacaaattatcgtaacgctgtggtgcagttagagtcgttgcagaccaaattcagaaaggatagaaaatattttgaacaatatcagggagtgatagacaaatatatcgaagcaggttttatatctcaAGTGAAAGATcacatagtggaaggttattacatgccacactttggagtcaggaaagacagccgtaccaccccccttagaatcgtgttcaatgcctcagcaaagtcaaagggttga